Proteins from a genomic interval of Bactrocera dorsalis isolate Fly_Bdor unplaced genomic scaffold, ASM2337382v1 BdCtg058, whole genome shotgun sequence:
- the LOC105231357 gene encoding uncharacterized protein LOC105231357 isoform X3, giving the protein MFHLLHGNCDIGENCGNPKVSAPGLSSEIEIEMVWSKSFEITNRTYIILITYAAVSALWIVTSLLVLTSICGRVTKFVAAISFWPWFLIVIGGSILDGVATGYFINDIIHTTAVYDAFTYIGADTSNGVLMNYLANFDAYFITPAVVMTCLSSRVILIWLLNIFGTGFCLSLSHVLAKNSSSSIPNESSINSSGDQSSSTATIERHVIDTNLRRTELPPIQPGANTKEIIIEQVPIQNEKSFNGDSTPITLATNRQVSAVSTQNDNEQLRTVENNNISYRHADSHPDRLDYPATNSRPISPVLPLEQAQHLSTETPLNSRYSNVEQSNARLNAELRSQLPWSYTNMIGKPQVPLKPQKPIYPEIPKPDYTS; this is encoded by the exons ATGTTTCATCTCCTTCATGGCAATTGTGATATTG GAGAAAACTGTGGGAATCCAAAAGTATCAGCGCCAGGTCTTTCAagcgaaattgaaattgaaatggttTGGTCTAAATCATTTGAAATTACAAATCGGACGTACATAATTCTGATCACATATGCAGCAGTAAGCGCTTTATGGATAGTAACATCTCTGCTTGTTTTAA CTTCAATATGCGGACGTGTTACAAAGTTCGTCGCAGCCATCTCATTTTGGCCATGGTTTTTAATAGTCATCGGAGGAAGTATTCTCGACGGTGTAGCGACTGGTTATTTTATAAATGACATTATACACACAACT GCAGTATACgatgcatttacatatatcgGAGCAGATACCTCAAATGGTGTTTTAATGAACTATTTGGCAAACTTTGATGCCTACTTTATTACACCTGCGGTAGTAATGACTTGTTTGAGCTCGCGCGTCATTCTTATATGGCTGCTTAATATTTTTGGAACCGGATTTTGCTTGTCATTATCTCACGTTCTGGCAAAAAAC AGTTCTAGCTCCATACCAAATGAAAGTTCCATCAATTCTTCTGGTGATCAGAGCTCTTCTACTGCAACCATTGAAAGACATGTGATAGATACCAACCTACGAAGAACAGAACTGCCACCCATTCAACCTGGTGCTAATACAAAAGAGATAATAATTGAACAAGTTccaattcaaaatgaaaaaagctTCAACGGCGACTCAACACCAATTACATTGGCTACAAATCGCCAAGTCTCAGCGGTGTCAACACAAAATGATAACGAACAATTGAGGAcagttgaaaataataatatatcatATCGCCATGCTGATTCACATCCGGATCGTCTTGACTATCCAGCCACGAACTCCAGGCCGATTTCTCCTGTTTTGCCTTTGGAACAAGCTCAACACCTATCAACAGAAACACCTCTAAATAGCCGCTACTCAAATGTAGAACAGTCAAACGCTCGTCTGAACGCAGAACTACGCAGTCAATTACCCTGGTCCTACACCAATATGATAGGTAAACCTCAAGTACCACTCAAGCCCCAAAAGCCAATTTATCCGGAGATTCCAAAACCTGATTATACTTCATAA
- the LOC105231357 gene encoding uncharacterized protein LOC105231357 isoform X2, giving the protein MTCANKQSNYETGSNCKFNKRLQGCVYLGLSIYGITRESCQNEATTDITKNPFEFVMRLIYFQRENCGNPKVSAPGLSSEIEIEMVWSKSFEITNRTYIILITYAAVSALWIVTSLLVLTSICGRVTKFVAAISFWPWFLIVIGGSILDGVATGYFINDIIHTTAVYDAFTYIGADTSNGVLMNYLANFDAYFITPAVVMTCLSSRVILIWLLNIFGTGFCLSLSHVLAKNSSSSIPNESSINSSGDQSSSTATIERHVIDTNLRRTELPPIQPGANTKEIIIEQVPIQNEKSFNGDSTPITLATNRQVSAVSTQNDNEQLRTVENNNISYRHADSHPDRLDYPATNSRPISPVLPLEQAQHLSTETPLNSRYSNVEQSNARLNAELRSQLPWSYTNMIGKPQVPLKPQKPIYPEIPKPDYTS; this is encoded by the exons CTCCAAGGCTGCGTCTATCTTGGTTTGTCAATATACGGAATAACTCGGGAGAGCTGCCAGAATGAAGCAACGACAGATATAACCAAAAATCCATTTGAATTTGTAATGCGCTTGATTTACTTCCAAA GAGAAAACTGTGGGAATCCAAAAGTATCAGCGCCAGGTCTTTCAagcgaaattgaaattgaaatggttTGGTCTAAATCATTTGAAATTACAAATCGGACGTACATAATTCTGATCACATATGCAGCAGTAAGCGCTTTATGGATAGTAACATCTCTGCTTGTTTTAA CTTCAATATGCGGACGTGTTACAAAGTTCGTCGCAGCCATCTCATTTTGGCCATGGTTTTTAATAGTCATCGGAGGAAGTATTCTCGACGGTGTAGCGACTGGTTATTTTATAAATGACATTATACACACAACT GCAGTATACgatgcatttacatatatcgGAGCAGATACCTCAAATGGTGTTTTAATGAACTATTTGGCAAACTTTGATGCCTACTTTATTACACCTGCGGTAGTAATGACTTGTTTGAGCTCGCGCGTCATTCTTATATGGCTGCTTAATATTTTTGGAACCGGATTTTGCTTGTCATTATCTCACGTTCTGGCAAAAAAC AGTTCTAGCTCCATACCAAATGAAAGTTCCATCAATTCTTCTGGTGATCAGAGCTCTTCTACTGCAACCATTGAAAGACATGTGATAGATACCAACCTACGAAGAACAGAACTGCCACCCATTCAACCTGGTGCTAATACAAAAGAGATAATAATTGAACAAGTTccaattcaaaatgaaaaaagctTCAACGGCGACTCAACACCAATTACATTGGCTACAAATCGCCAAGTCTCAGCGGTGTCAACACAAAATGATAACGAACAATTGAGGAcagttgaaaataataatatatcatATCGCCATGCTGATTCACATCCGGATCGTCTTGACTATCCAGCCACGAACTCCAGGCCGATTTCTCCTGTTTTGCCTTTGGAACAAGCTCAACACCTATCAACAGAAACACCTCTAAATAGCCGCTACTCAAATGTAGAACAGTCAAACGCTCGTCTGAACGCAGAACTACGCAGTCAATTACCCTGGTCCTACACCAATATGATAGGTAAACCTCAAGTACCACTCAAGCCCCAAAAGCCAATTTATCCGGAGATTCCAAAACCTGATTATACTTCATAA
- the LOC105231357 gene encoding uncharacterized protein LOC105231357 isoform X1, translating into MASNVNTGFAKCFISFMAIVILLQGCVYLGLSIYGITRESCQNEATTDITKNPFEFVMRLIYFQRENCGNPKVSAPGLSSEIEIEMVWSKSFEITNRTYIILITYAAVSALWIVTSLLVLTSICGRVTKFVAAISFWPWFLIVIGGSILDGVATGYFINDIIHTTAVYDAFTYIGADTSNGVLMNYLANFDAYFITPAVVMTCLSSRVILIWLLNIFGTGFCLSLSHVLAKNSSSSIPNESSINSSGDQSSSTATIERHVIDTNLRRTELPPIQPGANTKEIIIEQVPIQNEKSFNGDSTPITLATNRQVSAVSTQNDNEQLRTVENNNISYRHADSHPDRLDYPATNSRPISPVLPLEQAQHLSTETPLNSRYSNVEQSNARLNAELRSQLPWSYTNMIGKPQVPLKPQKPIYPEIPKPDYTS; encoded by the exons ATGGCTTCTAATGTCAATACCGGGTTTGCCAAATGTTTCATCTCCTTCATGGCAATTGTGATATTG CTCCAAGGCTGCGTCTATCTTGGTTTGTCAATATACGGAATAACTCGGGAGAGCTGCCAGAATGAAGCAACGACAGATATAACCAAAAATCCATTTGAATTTGTAATGCGCTTGATTTACTTCCAAA GAGAAAACTGTGGGAATCCAAAAGTATCAGCGCCAGGTCTTTCAagcgaaattgaaattgaaatggttTGGTCTAAATCATTTGAAATTACAAATCGGACGTACATAATTCTGATCACATATGCAGCAGTAAGCGCTTTATGGATAGTAACATCTCTGCTTGTTTTAA CTTCAATATGCGGACGTGTTACAAAGTTCGTCGCAGCCATCTCATTTTGGCCATGGTTTTTAATAGTCATCGGAGGAAGTATTCTCGACGGTGTAGCGACTGGTTATTTTATAAATGACATTATACACACAACT GCAGTATACgatgcatttacatatatcgGAGCAGATACCTCAAATGGTGTTTTAATGAACTATTTGGCAAACTTTGATGCCTACTTTATTACACCTGCGGTAGTAATGACTTGTTTGAGCTCGCGCGTCATTCTTATATGGCTGCTTAATATTTTTGGAACCGGATTTTGCTTGTCATTATCTCACGTTCTGGCAAAAAAC AGTTCTAGCTCCATACCAAATGAAAGTTCCATCAATTCTTCTGGTGATCAGAGCTCTTCTACTGCAACCATTGAAAGACATGTGATAGATACCAACCTACGAAGAACAGAACTGCCACCCATTCAACCTGGTGCTAATACAAAAGAGATAATAATTGAACAAGTTccaattcaaaatgaaaaaagctTCAACGGCGACTCAACACCAATTACATTGGCTACAAATCGCCAAGTCTCAGCGGTGTCAACACAAAATGATAACGAACAATTGAGGAcagttgaaaataataatatatcatATCGCCATGCTGATTCACATCCGGATCGTCTTGACTATCCAGCCACGAACTCCAGGCCGATTTCTCCTGTTTTGCCTTTGGAACAAGCTCAACACCTATCAACAGAAACACCTCTAAATAGCCGCTACTCAAATGTAGAACAGTCAAACGCTCGTCTGAACGCAGAACTACGCAGTCAATTACCCTGGTCCTACACCAATATGATAGGTAAACCTCAAGTACCACTCAAGCCCCAAAAGCCAATTTATCCGGAGATTCCAAAACCTGATTATACTTCATAA